Part of the Ailuropoda melanoleuca isolate Jingjing unplaced genomic scaffold, ASM200744v2 unplaced-scaffold63052, whole genome shotgun sequence genome is shown below.
CTTCAGCTCATCAACAATAATCTTGCCTTCTAAATCCCAAATCTTGATGCTGGGGCCAGTGGCCGCACACAACCAGTAGCGGTTAGGGCTGAAGCATAGTGCATTGATGGTGTCCCCACTGTCCAGGGTGTACAGGTGTTTACCCTCATTAAGATCCCACAGCATAGCCTGTCCGTCCTTGCCACCGGAAGCACAGAGCGAGCCATCAGGAGATACTGTGACCGTGTTCAAGAAGCCAGTGTGGCCAATGTGGTTTGTCTTCAGTTTGCAGTTGGCCAAGTTCCACACCTTCACCATCTTGTCCCAGCCACATGATACAATGATGGGGTTACTGCTGTTCGGCGAGAAGCGGACGCAGGCAACCCACTCTGAGTGAGACTCTTCCTGCACTGTGTACTTGCAGACTCCTAGTGTGTTCCACAGCTTGATAGTTTTATCGCGAGAGCCAGACACAATCTGGCGATTATCAGCCGAGAACGCAACACTCAAAACATCTTTACTGTGGCCCACGAAGCGGCGGGTGGTGGTGCCTGTGGTAAGATCCCACAGCCTCAGGgtgccatcccaggacccggagagaGCAAACTGTCCATCTGAAGAAATGACCACGTCGCTCACGAAGTGCGAGTGCCCCCGCAGGGCCC
Proteins encoded:
- the LOC117800066 gene encoding receptor of activated protein C kinase 1-like; translated protein: MSEQMTLRGTLKGHNGWVTQIATTPQFPDMILSSSRDKSVIMWKLTRDETNYGIPQRALRGHSHFVSDVVISSDGQFALSGSWDGTLRLWDLTTGTTTRRFVGHSKDVLSVAFSADNRQIVSGSRDKTIKLWNTLGVCKYTVQEESHSEWVACVRFSPNSSNPIIVSCGWDKMVKVWNLANCKLKTNHIGHTGFLNTVTVSPDGSLCASGGKDGQAMLWDLNEGKHLYTLDSGDTINALCFSPNRYWLCAATGPSIKIWDLEGKIIVDELKQEVISNSSKAEPPQCTSLAWSADGQTLFAGYTDNLIRVWQVTIGTR